Proteins encoded by one window of Rubinisphaera margarita:
- the cas7g gene encoding type I-G CRISPR-associated RAMP protein Csb1/Cas7g has translation MSLDLSALEKQPRLLMEVPLQPVQGSRFQPTGFPDLGAATFRGFDNDGSEIPCLLVESAQSMANRLEAVCWDEGADSLIEPLQGLPYIQVSEAGKMITNSILEAHRINSPYFLESKDRAFFDQLKSDLGGLETGRVNIRQLAAVVAKYDPNSLIHGLFLAKKELAGGRLRLPRVLSSFIEAQRVEVVASGGVKNDSHDPQGDAKKGFGNVPFHREEFASPEIKAYFNLDLAQLRGYGLGEAIEQLLITLSLFKIQRFLFEGLRLRTACDLEPKGEIIVKRPADFQVPQLSDLEAALPGLIEAAADSFAEPRVTQVTYKK, from the coding sequence ATGTCACTTGATCTTTCCGCCCTTGAAAAGCAGCCCCGATTGCTCATGGAAGTTCCGCTTCAACCGGTTCAGGGATCGCGTTTTCAACCGACGGGATTTCCTGACTTGGGAGCAGCCACGTTCCGGGGATTTGATAACGATGGAAGCGAGATTCCCTGTCTACTGGTGGAATCCGCTCAGTCGATGGCCAATCGACTGGAAGCTGTTTGCTGGGATGAAGGTGCTGATTCTCTGATTGAGCCGCTGCAGGGGCTGCCCTACATTCAGGTATCTGAAGCGGGGAAAATGATCACGAACTCAATTCTTGAGGCCCACCGAATCAATAGTCCCTATTTTCTGGAAAGCAAAGACCGAGCATTCTTTGATCAGCTCAAGAGTGACCTCGGAGGGCTCGAAACTGGGCGAGTCAACATCCGACAGCTCGCAGCCGTCGTCGCGAAATACGATCCCAACTCGCTGATCCACGGGCTGTTTCTTGCGAAGAAGGAATTGGCCGGTGGTCGATTGCGATTACCCCGAGTCCTATCGTCATTCATTGAAGCTCAGCGAGTCGAGGTTGTTGCCTCTGGAGGCGTAAAGAACGACAGTCATGATCCTCAAGGTGACGCGAAGAAAGGCTTCGGCAATGTTCCGTTCCATCGAGAAGAGTTCGCCTCTCCGGAAATCAAGGCCTATTTTAATCTCGATTTGGCACAACTGCGGGGATACGGCCTCGGTGAAGCGATCGAACAGTTACTCATCACATTGTCGCTCTTCAAAATTCAGCGATTCCTCTTTGAAGGGCTTCGTCTCAGAACGGCTTGCGATCTAGAGCCAAAAGGGGAAATCATCGTCAAGCGTCCGGCTGATTTCCAGGTTCCTCAACTTTCGGATCTGGAAGCGGCATTGCCCGGCCTGATCGAAGCGGCCGCGGATTCGTTTGCTGAACCTCGTGTCACTCAAGTCACCTATAAGAAGTAA
- the cas8g1 gene encoding type I-G CRISPR-associated protein Cas8g1/Csx17 — translation MTETFHELELAGCAPTPLAHYLKALGILRLVSEQIPGSRAQGWWENDTFRLRSSLDRDGLIRFFLDQYSPTPLIAPWNGGSGFYPKDNRTALESILATDTAQFARLQTAIRNCQTLLERQGLAEKPRDEEKPRLLQICRNTMTDELLPWLDAAYLLTAEGPKYPPLLGTGGNDGRLEFTNNYMQHLLAILPGSAHSNNMPLLSEALFNDTASVRHTGTIGQFDPGNLGGPNNGTGFDGSSTVNSWDYVLMLEGALAFAAASVKKLEESQMGTLAYPFCVRPAGVGYESASLSDEGAARSEMWLPLWQTPASFSTISVLLAEGRVETNRRRAKNGVDFARAISTLGVDRGISQFQRYGFHQRNGLAFLAVPLGRFDVRAQPLVEELLAPLDNWMGRFRRAASNKNAPAAAGRALRTVEAAIFKLCQRPEPTIVQQLLMALGAAEATIAQSSKLRVGEKGSGLTPVPLLGPEWVLHARDDSSEFRLAAALASVWHETIGPIRKHLEPVNLEQYGRGYARWQENADSPSLVWTGGDLVRNLNAVLRRRLIEITQHGKAQGDVDFVAPLSGKFQARLEDIAAFINGKTDDRRIQDLFRGLILINWKTFDPRSLPRNNSPAGPPPEAAYSLFKLCHLDRKLEDRTIRLQPQIIHRALAGDSAGATQMAARRLFVSGFPTAVSTIFVPANRLSRITAALMFPISDRDENELARSIFARHKREQDRDELEVTATSQA, via the coding sequence ATGACAGAAACGTTTCACGAGCTCGAACTGGCCGGCTGCGCTCCTACACCACTGGCTCACTACCTGAAAGCGTTGGGAATCTTACGGCTCGTCTCGGAACAGATTCCGGGGAGTCGTGCACAGGGCTGGTGGGAAAACGATACCTTTCGGCTGCGTTCAAGTTTGGATCGGGACGGATTAATACGGTTCTTTCTTGATCAGTATTCCCCCACACCGCTGATCGCACCTTGGAATGGTGGAAGCGGTTTTTATCCGAAGGACAACCGAACGGCTTTGGAATCGATCCTCGCCACTGACACCGCCCAATTTGCTCGCCTCCAAACCGCAATCAGGAACTGCCAGACACTTCTGGAGCGTCAAGGGTTGGCTGAGAAGCCTCGCGATGAAGAGAAACCTCGACTGCTGCAAATCTGCCGAAACACGATGACGGATGAGTTACTCCCGTGGTTGGATGCTGCCTATCTGCTCACAGCCGAAGGCCCCAAGTATCCCCCACTGTTGGGTACCGGTGGGAACGATGGCCGCTTGGAATTTACCAACAACTACATGCAGCATCTACTGGCCATCCTTCCGGGATCAGCACATTCCAATAACATGCCTCTACTGTCTGAAGCATTGTTCAATGACACTGCATCCGTTCGGCACACCGGCACGATAGGACAATTCGACCCCGGAAATCTTGGTGGTCCAAACAACGGGACCGGCTTTGATGGATCGAGCACGGTCAATTCCTGGGATTACGTGTTGATGCTGGAAGGGGCTCTCGCATTTGCGGCCGCGTCGGTCAAGAAGCTCGAAGAATCGCAAATGGGAACACTCGCTTATCCATTTTGCGTACGGCCAGCAGGCGTGGGTTACGAAAGTGCATCTCTTTCTGATGAAGGAGCGGCCCGCTCAGAAATGTGGTTACCGCTCTGGCAGACTCCGGCTTCATTCTCCACCATCTCTGTATTGCTAGCCGAAGGACGTGTCGAGACAAACCGTCGACGCGCGAAGAACGGAGTCGATTTCGCTCGGGCCATTTCCACCTTGGGCGTTGACCGAGGCATCAGTCAATTTCAGCGTTACGGCTTTCATCAGCGAAACGGCCTGGCCTTTCTCGCCGTACCGCTGGGTCGTTTTGATGTTCGTGCGCAGCCATTAGTCGAGGAACTCCTCGCGCCTCTCGATAACTGGATGGGACGATTCCGCCGAGCAGCCAGCAACAAGAACGCCCCGGCAGCCGCTGGCCGCGCTCTGCGAACGGTCGAAGCGGCGATCTTCAAACTTTGCCAGCGACCTGAGCCAACCATTGTTCAACAACTTCTGATGGCGTTAGGGGCCGCTGAGGCGACAATCGCTCAGTCCTCCAAACTTCGTGTTGGAGAGAAGGGCAGTGGATTAACGCCCGTTCCTCTCCTGGGCCCAGAGTGGGTTCTCCATGCTCGCGATGACAGCTCAGAATTTCGGCTCGCGGCGGCACTCGCGAGTGTCTGGCACGAAACCATCGGGCCGATCCGGAAACATCTGGAACCCGTCAATCTTGAACAATACGGTCGCGGTTACGCACGCTGGCAAGAGAATGCCGATTCACCGAGTCTCGTCTGGACCGGCGGCGATCTGGTCCGCAACCTCAATGCGGTATTGCGGCGACGACTTATCGAGATTACACAGCACGGTAAAGCACAAGGTGATGTCGACTTCGTTGCCCCGCTCAGCGGGAAGTTCCAAGCTCGGCTGGAAGATATCGCGGCCTTTATCAACGGTAAGACCGACGATCGTCGCATTCAGGACCTCTTTCGTGGACTGATCCTGATCAACTGGAAGACTTTCGATCCGCGTTCACTTCCGCGAAATAACTCACCTGCTGGTCCGCCCCCCGAGGCAGCCTATTCCTTATTCAAACTCTGCCACCTGGATCGAAAACTCGAAGACCGGACGATCCGGCTCCAGCCGCAGATCATCCATCGAGCACTGGCCGGCGACAGCGCCGGAGCGACGCAAATGGCGGCTCGACGCCTCTTCGTATCAGGATTTCCCACGGCAGTTTCAACCATCTTCGTTCCAGCGAATCGCTTGAGTCGCATCACGGCTGCATTGATGTTTCCGATCTCCGACCGGGATGAAAACGAACTTGCCAGATCAATCTTCGCTCGGCACAAGCGAGAACAAGATCGGGACGAATTGGAAGTAACAGCGACGTCGCAAGCCTGA
- the cas3g gene encoding type I-G CRISPR-associated helicase/endonuclease Cas3g: MFDGFFEKATGNRPYPFQRRLALGERWPEVLHIPTGLGKTAAVILSWIYRRRYSETVRSSTPRRLVYCLPMRTLVEQTESAARQWLEAHELSDASKGGIGLHVLMGGSDDGDWYKHPERDAILIGTQDMLLSRALNRGYGMSRYQWPVQYALLNNDCLWVLDETQLMGAGLTTSAQLQGLRDRLQTYGSCQTLWMSATLRPESLTTVDHPLPAGGQWRTETLEEDDFSSKYVQKLMTAAKPLEQATVTLLGDAKSQKKYPGELAELITARHQPQTLTLVVLNRVSRAQDVFSAIKKRLGQQAETDVRLIHSRFRPEDRAETQRIALNEKEMPKGGRILVATQAIEAGVDLSGTTLFTELAPWSSLVQRFGRCNRRGDCGIAKMPAAQIDWIDIETARTKPNELLPYTAEELDLARQSLKQISDAGPQSLAEIDVEEITPLVHVIRRKDVLELFDTTPDLSGNDLDVSRYIRETEDKDLQVYWRDWDLTKSNPKRIPEVAGKELSPEAAREELCSVPIAGFATFLSLLNKEEKTKHLAWIWNPLEGIWEECRSPRPGQTVLLHRSAGGYDSELGWTGDLKHRLPASELSEDQQAGVEAQATMVAMDQEETGACVSLQRHVLDVKEEAQGLRDAKEADWDETIPWSRIISAAHWHDVGKAHAAFQAALRGIYPELEDNEFWAKSGMPSGRIRYAVTEDNQTFSRRGFRHELVSSLAYLQQHRSSDETNLIAYLIAAHHGKVRLSIRSMPNETKPPQSEEKPERLFARGIWDGDALPAIDLGDGEVSEPLSIDLSLMQLGDHVDKDEEVHPSWLSRTLQLRDDYGPFRLAFLETLVRVADWRASARGDQR; encoded by the coding sequence ATGTTCGATGGATTCTTCGAGAAAGCCACTGGGAATCGTCCTTATCCGTTTCAGCGACGGTTGGCACTTGGAGAGCGCTGGCCGGAAGTCCTGCATATTCCGACAGGATTGGGAAAGACGGCGGCGGTGATTCTGAGTTGGATCTATCGGCGACGTTATTCCGAGACTGTGCGTTCCAGCACACCCCGGCGGCTTGTGTACTGCCTGCCGATGCGGACTCTCGTTGAACAGACTGAGTCTGCAGCCAGGCAATGGTTGGAAGCTCATGAATTGTCTGACGCTTCGAAGGGTGGAATCGGCCTGCACGTGCTGATGGGCGGAAGTGACGACGGCGATTGGTACAAGCATCCCGAGCGAGACGCCATCCTGATCGGCACCCAGGACATGCTGCTGTCGCGGGCGTTGAATCGCGGCTATGGAATGAGTCGTTACCAGTGGCCGGTGCAGTATGCCTTGCTGAATAACGATTGTCTGTGGGTCCTCGATGAAACCCAACTGATGGGTGCGGGGCTGACGACGTCCGCCCAATTGCAGGGATTGCGAGATCGCCTGCAGACTTACGGTTCATGTCAAACATTGTGGATGTCGGCAACCCTCCGTCCCGAATCGCTGACCACCGTCGACCATCCTCTGCCTGCGGGTGGTCAATGGCGGACGGAAACTCTGGAAGAGGACGATTTCAGCAGCAAGTACGTCCAGAAACTGATGACCGCTGCCAAGCCGCTCGAACAGGCAACTGTGACGCTGTTGGGAGATGCGAAGTCGCAAAAGAAGTATCCCGGAGAACTGGCGGAGTTGATTACGGCTAGGCATCAGCCGCAAACGCTGACGCTTGTCGTCCTAAATCGAGTTTCGCGGGCACAGGATGTATTTTCCGCGATCAAGAAGCGACTCGGACAGCAGGCCGAGACCGATGTCCGATTGATTCATTCACGGTTTCGCCCCGAGGATCGCGCAGAGACACAACGGATCGCCCTCAACGAAAAAGAGATGCCGAAAGGAGGTCGCATCCTTGTGGCAACCCAAGCCATCGAAGCAGGGGTTGATCTTTCGGGGACGACATTGTTTACGGAACTCGCCCCCTGGTCGTCCCTGGTACAGCGGTTCGGTCGCTGCAATCGTCGCGGGGATTGCGGGATCGCAAAAATGCCAGCTGCTCAGATTGACTGGATCGACATTGAAACAGCCCGGACGAAACCCAATGAACTTCTCCCGTACACCGCTGAAGAACTCGATCTGGCCCGTCAGTCACTCAAGCAGATTTCAGATGCCGGTCCGCAATCGCTGGCCGAGATCGATGTCGAAGAAATCACACCGCTGGTGCATGTCATTCGTCGCAAGGATGTATTGGAACTGTTCGATACCACACCCGATTTGAGCGGCAACGATCTTGATGTGTCTCGGTACATTCGGGAGACCGAAGACAAGGATCTGCAGGTCTACTGGCGTGATTGGGATCTGACCAAGTCCAATCCCAAACGTATCCCAGAGGTGGCAGGAAAGGAACTCAGTCCCGAGGCTGCTCGCGAGGAGCTTTGCTCCGTTCCCATTGCTGGTTTCGCGACGTTTCTGAGCTTGCTCAACAAGGAGGAGAAAACCAAGCACCTTGCCTGGATTTGGAATCCACTGGAAGGGATTTGGGAAGAATGTCGATCTCCCCGTCCGGGCCAGACTGTATTGCTGCACCGATCCGCAGGTGGATACGACAGCGAACTTGGCTGGACGGGAGATCTGAAACATCGCCTGCCGGCAAGCGAATTGTCGGAGGACCAGCAAGCTGGCGTAGAAGCACAGGCAACAATGGTCGCTATGGATCAGGAAGAGACTGGAGCCTGCGTGTCACTACAGCGGCACGTGCTGGACGTGAAGGAAGAAGCACAGGGACTGCGAGACGCTAAGGAAGCCGACTGGGACGAGACCATTCCCTGGAGCAGGATCATTTCCGCGGCTCATTGGCACGATGTTGGCAAAGCTCACGCGGCGTTTCAGGCTGCGTTGCGGGGAATATATCCAGAACTAGAGGATAATGAATTCTGGGCCAAGTCAGGAATGCCCTCGGGACGCATACGATATGCGGTTACCGAAGACAATCAGACATTCAGTCGCCGAGGATTCCGGCACGAGTTAGTCAGCTCGCTGGCTTATCTTCAGCAGCATCGCTCGTCAGATGAGACGAACCTGATCGCATATCTGATCGCAGCTCATCATGGAAAAGTGCGGCTGAGCATTCGCAGCATGCCGAACGAAACAAAGCCGCCCCAGTCTGAAGAAAAGCCCGAGCGATTGTTTGCCCGTGGAATCTGGGATGGCGACGCGCTTCCCGCGATAGATCTCGGTGATGGGGAAGTCTCTGAACCATTAAGCATCGATCTATCGCTGATGCAACTGGGCGATCACGTCGACAAAGACGAAGAAGTTCATCCAAGTTGGCTGTCGCGAACGCTGCAGCTCCGAGACGATTATGGCCCGTTTCGGCTGGCATTTCTCGAAACGCTGGTCCGTGTGGCCGACTGGCGAGCGAGCGCACGAGGAGATCAACGATGA